In one Brienomyrus brachyistius isolate T26 chromosome 5, BBRACH_0.4, whole genome shotgun sequence genomic region, the following are encoded:
- the LOC125743117 gene encoding ubiquitin carboxyl-terminal hydrolase 37-like, with protein sequence MAAGDGPAPVKEGSVTLCRSPPEVESPPPADRAETEQRTATLLTVGRDGGRYRGTERPPARHMYRLVSVLSHLGSSTTYGHYVSDAFSEKEKAWLTFNAHKVKRADEASVLRKRASSAYVLFYSQQESSH encoded by the exons ATGGCCGCCGGGGATGGGCCGGCTCCTGTGAAGGAGGGGAGTGTTACACTCTGCAGGAGCCCGCCTGAAGTGGAGTcaccgccccctgcag ACAGAGCAGAGACAGAGCAGCGTACAGCTACACTGCTGACAGTAGGGAGAGATGGAGGAAGATAT agaggaacagAGAGACCGCCAGCCAGGCACATGTATCGGCTCGTCTCTGTTCTCAGCCACCTAGGCTCCAGCACCACCTATG GTCACTATGTCAGCGATGCTTTCAGTGAGAAGGAAAAGGCCTGGCTGACATTTAATGCCCACAAGGTGAAGCGGGCAGACGAGGCATCGGTGCTGAGGAAGAGAGCCAGCAGTGCCTATGTGCTgttttacagccagcag GAATCTTCACACTAA